One part of the Gemmatimonadota bacterium genome encodes these proteins:
- a CDS encoding protease modulator HflC, whose amino-acid sequence MTFKRIVTAIVVVLVGVMAYSCFYTIHETQQGVLTNFGKISPPVKEPGLHVKWPWPISKIYKVDRRIQMLNGLTHELITEDQKNVLVDGYTMWRITDPIKYVEAIRTDVNAVERLRELYFASSGIVISNRARDAFISLGLEHEDLHEACREMHNRIAPIAKANYGIEVIRVGIVEYTLPVENRPSVIQRMISERARIATRYRSEGEEKAITIEALAINEHEKIMASAHAEATTILGNAEAQAMALLGRAYREDPEFYKFIRALDSYDLIIDKNTTLMLPADNELFKYLDSKAIPR is encoded by the coding sequence ATGACTTTCAAAAGAATTGTCACAGCTATTGTCGTGGTTTTGGTTGGTGTAATGGCGTATAGCTGTTTTTACACCATCCATGAGACCCAACAAGGCGTGTTGACCAACTTTGGCAAAATCTCGCCGCCTGTGAAGGAACCCGGGCTGCATGTCAAATGGCCCTGGCCAATATCGAAGATATACAAGGTCGATCGACGCATCCAGATGCTCAATGGCCTTACCCACGAGTTGATTACGGAAGACCAGAAGAATGTCCTGGTTGACGGTTATACGATGTGGCGTATCACCGATCCCATCAAGTACGTCGAAGCCATCCGAACGGATGTAAATGCCGTTGAGCGTTTGCGCGAACTCTATTTTGCGAGCAGCGGCATTGTCATCAGCAATAGGGCACGCGATGCGTTTATAAGCCTGGGTCTGGAACACGAAGACCTGCATGAGGCTTGCCGCGAGATGCACAACAGGATCGCGCCGATCGCCAAAGCCAACTATGGGATTGAGGTGATACGGGTCGGTATTGTCGAATACACTTTGCCGGTGGAGAACCGGCCGAGCGTGATCCAGAGAATGATTTCAGAGCGTGCGCGCATTGCCACCCGCTATCGCAGTGAGGGTGAAGAGAAAGCGATAACTATCGAGGCTCTTGCCATCAACGAGCACGAAAAGATTATGGCCAGCGCCCACGCAGAAGCAACGACGATTCTCGGCAATGCCGAGGCTCAGGCAATGGCATTGCTGGGCAGAGCCTATCGGGAAGATCCGGAGTTCTACAAGTTTATCCGCGCGCTCGATAGCTACGATCTGATTATCGATAAAAACACGACGCTCATGCTGCCAGCAGATAATGAATTGTTCAAATATCTGGACAGCAAAGCAATACCCAGATAA